One stretch of Thermoproteota archaeon DNA includes these proteins:
- a CDS encoding class I SAM-dependent methyltransferase: MSKDSEEKFSMLDLKNQSKNDIEFSKRMNEFFSSSLGTNMDKLRNFPKFVPRQSLSLFLAKNSIFKNILNIHGNIIECGVFLGGGLMTWAQLSSIYEPINHTRKIIGFDSFTGFEKIHPKDEVDGPEYIRPGGLATNAYDDLKKCIEIYDLNRHISHIPKIEIIKGNANETIPKFIDDNPHEVIALLYLDFDLFEPTKTAIEKFLPLMPKGAIIVFDELNQAIWPGETQAILETIGLRHLKIQRFPYTPAISYAILD; the protein is encoded by the coding sequence ATGAGTAAAGATTCTGAAGAAAAATTTTCTATGCTAGATTTAAAAAATCAATCTAAAAATGATATAGAATTTTCAAAAAGAATGAATGAGTTTTTTAGTTCAAGTTTAGGAACAAATATGGATAAATTAAGAAATTTTCCAAAATTTGTTCCCAGACAGTCACTTAGTTTGTTTCTAGCAAAAAATTCTATTTTTAAAAATATTTTGAATATTCATGGTAATATTATAGAATGCGGGGTCTTTCTAGGCGGGGGATTGATGACTTGGGCTCAATTAAGCTCAATCTACGAACCAATTAATCATACAAGAAAAATTATTGGGTTCGATTCTTTTACAGGGTTTGAAAAAATACATCCAAAAGATGAGGTAGATGGTCCAGAATACATAAGACCTGGAGGTTTGGCAACCAATGCTTATGATGATTTAAAAAAATGTATAGAGATATATGATTTGAATAGACATATTTCTCATATTCCAAAAATAGAAATTATCAAGGGAAATGCAAATGAAACAATTCCAAAATTTATCGATGATAATCCTCATGAGGTTATAGCATTACTTTATTTGGATTTTGATTTATTTGAACCTACAAAAACCGCAATAGAAAAATTTCTTCCATTAATGCCAAAGGGAGCAATTATTGTATTTGATGAATTGAACCAAGCTATATGGCCTGGTGAAACACAGGCAATATTAGAAACAATTGGGCTAAGACATCTTAAAATACAGAGATTCCCATATACTCCAGCAATATCTTATGCAATATTAGATTAA
- a CDS encoding cephalosporin hydroxylase: MMTNKKTNNNLIEKMGSNIKLKKMGMDFIKNTSEYRYSYNFSWLGMKIIQFPQDMIAVQEIIWKIKPDLIIETGIAHGGSLVYYASILEMIGKGQVVGIDVDIRKHNLKKIQSHVLKKRIRLIQGSSIDEEILRKVDEYAVGKEKIMVLLDSDHSHKHVLKELQLYSRFVTKGSYIIVFDTAIQDMPNNFFPDRPWNKKDNPKTAVYEFLRNNKKFEIDKKIENKLLITVSPDGYLKCIRD, translated from the coding sequence ATGATGACAAACAAAAAAACAAATAATAATTTAATTGAAAAAATGGGAAGTAACATAAAACTAAAAAAAATGGGAATGGATTTTATTAAGAATACTTCAGAGTATAGATATTCATATAATTTCTCTTGGTTGGGAATGAAAATAATCCAATTTCCACAAGATATGATAGCTGTACAAGAAATCATATGGAAAATTAAACCAGATTTAATTATTGAGACTGGTATAGCACATGGAGGTTCTTTAGTCTATTATGCATCTATTTTAGAAATGATCGGTAAAGGGCAAGTTGTAGGAATAGATGTTGATATAAGAAAGCATAATTTAAAAAAAATTCAATCACATGTATTAAAAAAAAGAATTAGATTGATTCAAGGTTCCTCAATCGATGAAGAAATTTTAAGAAAGGTTGATGAATACGCTGTAGGTAAAGAAAAAATCATGGTTTTATTAGATTCAGATCATTCTCATAAGCATGTTCTAAAAGAATTACAATTATATTCAAGATTTGTCACGAAAGGAAGCTACATAATAGTTTTTGATACAGCTATACAAGATATGCCAAATAATTTCTTTCCAGACCGACCATGGAATAAAAAAGATAATCCTAAAACGGCAGTATATGAATTTCTCAGAAATAACAAAAAGTTTGAAATTGATAAAAAAATAGAAAATAAATTACTGATTACTGTTTCGCCAGACGGTTATCTTAAATGCATTAGGGATTAA
- a CDS encoding DegT/DnrJ/EryC1/StrS aminotransferase family protein: MNRIPVFIPAVGKDTKKHLSDALDAGWLGMGDLTKKFEDEISIFLGLKNRFVVTTNTGTSALHIGLKIAGVGKGDEVITPSFNYVADHQSIKMTGAEVVMCDICDDNLGIDCKKAEELITEKTKAIIPLHFAGIPCNQNEVFKLAKKYGLRVVEDAMHAMGSHINGKKIGSYGDITCFSFDPVKVITSIDGGCVIINNKEELERAQHLRILGVDKDTIKRYQNKRSWDYDVVGEGYRYHLTNIMASVGLSQIKKINQFIHSRQRVCQMYNQAFDTISELKIPKSDFSEISPFIYTLRVLNDNREGLIKHLDRLEIDVGIHFIPVHKHTYFVNSRCGDMTTTEKVVKEVLTLPLHSNMKKEYVQRVIDGVTSYFN; encoded by the coding sequence ATGAATAGAATTCCAGTTTTTATCCCTGCGGTAGGGAAAGATACTAAAAAACACCTTAGTGATGCTCTAGATGCCGGATGGTTAGGAATGGGGGATTTAACAAAAAAGTTTGAAGATGAAATTAGTATATTTCTAGGATTAAAAAATCGTTTTGTGGTAACAACTAACACTGGAACATCAGCATTACACATTGGATTAAAGATAGCAGGAGTTGGTAAAGGAGATGAGGTAATCACTCCATCATTCAACTATGTTGCAGATCATCAATCAATCAAAATGACTGGAGCAGAGGTAGTTATGTGTGATATTTGTGATGACAATCTAGGAATAGATTGTAAAAAAGCAGAAGAATTAATCACAGAAAAAACTAAAGCAATAATTCCACTTCATTTTGCTGGAATTCCTTGTAACCAAAATGAGGTTTTTAAATTGGCAAAAAAATATGGATTGCGAGTAGTAGAGGATGCCATGCATGCAATGGGTTCTCATATTAACGGAAAAAAAATTGGAAGTTATGGAGATATTACATGTTTTAGTTTTGATCCAGTCAAAGTAATAACATCTATTGATGGCGGCTGCGTCATCATTAATAATAAAGAAGAATTGGAAAGAGCTCAACATTTAAGAATTCTGGGTGTCGATAAAGACACGATAAAACGTTACCAAAACAAACGTTCATGGGATTATGATGTTGTAGGTGAAGGTTATAGATATCATTTAACAAACATAATGGCAAGTGTAGGATTATCTCAAATTAAAAAAATTAATCAATTTATTCATAGTCGTCAAAGAGTTTGTCAGATGTATAATCAAGCATTTGATACAATTTCAGAATTAAAAATTCCAAAGTCAGATTTTTCCGAAATATCTCCTTTCATTTACACTTTACGTGTGTTAAATGATAATAGAGAAGGACTCATAAAACATTTAGATAGATTAGAAATAGATGTTGGAATTCATTTTATACCAGTTCATAAACATACCTATTTTGTAAATTCACGGTGCGGAGATATGACGACTACCGAAAAAGTTGTAAAAGAGGTTTTGACTCTGCCTTTACATTCAAACATGAAAAAAGAATATGTACAGCGAGTAATAGATGGGGTAACGAGTTATTTTAACTAA
- a CDS encoding glycosyltransferase family 2 protein, with protein sequence MESNEKPIPKICIGLPVYNGEKFIRNAIDSLLAQTYTNFEIIISDNGSNDKTELICKEYVKKDCRVKYKRHKKNMGGIWNFNYVLEEAKSEYFMWAGVDDVWSSKFLEKNIVFLESNKKYVGSIGEVITYNSISKELIFEKEKYVKDKNFEHVHPIIGDYGKKVNFILKFCRASLIYGIFNRKVLKNSFIKNYFPTWDLAVILNIVKNGDIQVIPDVVLYRYVRDNPSPSKIKRLLDQNIPILKIVFFEVPFTYWCAKNIGKKNFSKNVHLFFVLNMKAEYTIILEVLRMCKRMVSGKNKFWI encoded by the coding sequence TTGGAAAGTAATGAAAAACCAATACCAAAAATTTGTATAGGTTTACCGGTATATAATGGTGAAAAATTTATTCGAAATGCTATAGATTCTTTGTTGGCACAAACATATACAAATTTTGAGATAATAATTTCGGATAATGGATCAAATGATAAAACAGAATTAATTTGTAAAGAATATGTAAAAAAAGATTGCCGTGTCAAATACAAACGTCATAAAAAGAACATGGGAGGAATTTGGAATTTTAATTATGTTTTGGAAGAAGCAAAGTCTGAGTATTTCATGTGGGCCGGAGTTGATGACGTATGGTCATCAAAATTTTTAGAAAAAAATATAGTGTTTTTAGAATCAAACAAAAAATATGTAGGAAGTATTGGAGAAGTCATAACATATAATTCCATTTCAAAGGAATTGATTTTTGAAAAAGAAAAATATGTTAAAGATAAGAATTTTGAACATGTTCATCCAATTATTGGAGATTATGGCAAAAAAGTAAATTTTATTCTAAAATTTTGTCGTGCATCATTAATTTATGGAATTTTTAACAGAAAAGTACTAAAAAATTCGTTTATAAAAAATTACTTTCCTACTTGGGATTTAGCAGTGATATTAAACATTGTAAAAAATGGAGATATTCAGGTCATACCAGATGTAGTACTCTATAGGTATGTCAGAGATAATCCATCTCCATCAAAAATTAAACGATTATTAGATCAAAATATTCCAATATTGAAAATAGTATTTTTTGAAGTTCCTTTTACTTATTGGTGTGCAAAAAATATTGGGAAAAAAAATTTTAGTAAAAATGTTCATTTATTTTTTGTGTTAAACATGAAAGCAGAATATACGATAATTCTAGAAGTGTTAAGAATGTGTAAAAGAATGGTGTCAGGAAAAAATAAGTTTTGGATTTAA